Below is a window of Entelurus aequoreus isolate RoL-2023_Sb linkage group LG07, RoL_Eaeq_v1.1, whole genome shotgun sequence DNA.
ATCCTTAAATCCACACATGGTACCATTTTAGCATTGttgcagctaacgctagcagggAAAATGTGCTGACTCACGGTTGCAAAGTGGTTTTGCTTTCAATGCGTCACGCCTCCTGTGATCGCTGGGGCCACGACAACAAAACTCCATCTGAAACCGAGCAGACCAGTTTGATGTTTACATTCGTCGCCTGACTCCGGTGCGGGTTCTAAAGAGGCCGTGTGCTGTGGTTGCAGGTGGTACTACGGCAACATCATCCGCACCAAAGCTGAGAAGCTGCTGCTGGCCTCCCAAAACAAAGATGGCTGCTTCCTGGTGCGCATCAGTGAGAGTCACAGTGACGAGTACACCATCTCAGGTGAGCGGCACGCCCTGGTCTGTTAGCGCCCACGCTAGACCGGGTACACCGTCTCAGGTGAGCGGCACGCCCTGGTCTGTTAGCGCCCACGCTAGACCGGGTACACCATCTCAGGTGAGCGGCACGCCCTGGTCTGTTAGCGCCCACGCTAGACCGGGTACACCATCTCAGGTGAGCGGCACGCCCTGGTCTGTTAGCGCCCACGCTAGACCGGGTACACCATCTCAGGTGAGCGGCACGCCCTGGTCTGTTAGCGCCCACGCTAGACCGAGTACACCATCTCAGGTGAGCGGCACGCCCTGGTCTGTTAGCGCCCACGCTAGACCGAGTACACCATCTCAGGTGAGCGGCACGCCCTGGTCTGTTAGCGCCCACGCTAGACCGGATGCAACATGGGGAGTGTTGCCAACATGCTGCTGCTTCAAGGCAAATCCATGGCAAGCATGCTTGGTTAGCTTGCCAGCCTCTTGAACATAACTAGCTTTATGCTAAGTTGTCGTTTTAGTGACGTACCAAAGAAGCTACAGCCGAGCTAAGACTTAGCTGGCGAGGTGATTAAGCGGCATATTTAGCAGCTAACTTAATGCTAAGTTGTAGCTATAGTTATTTGTGTCCAGTTTAGCACCTACGGAAACTAAAGCTATGCTAAGCCCTAGAGACATATTTAGCAGCTAGTTCTACGCTAAGTCATAGTTGTGGTAGTGATAATGTAGCATATTTAGCAGCTAACTTCATGCTAAGTCACAGCAGTGGTAGTGATGATACAGCATGTTTAGCAGCTAGCCTCATGCTAACTCAGTCATAGTTATGATATGGCATGTTTAACAGGTAGCTTCATGCTAAGTCACAGCcgtggtttttgattgattgattgaaacatttattagtagattgcacagtacagtacatattccgtacaattgaccactaaatggtaacaccccaataagttttcagagaaatggacattgaaacagtgtaggactgacttggtaggatatgtacagcaagtagtggacatagagagagatatcagaaagcataagaataagtatctacatttgattatttacatttgattatttacaatccggggacgtaggatgtggaagggagggtgttagtttagggttgaagttgcctggaggcgttcttttagtgcagttttgaaggaggatagagatgccgtttcttttacacctgttatgAGTGCATTctgtattgatgtggcatagaaagagaatgagttaagacctttgttagatgggaatctgggtttaacgtggttagtggagctccccctggtgttgcggttatggcggtcatttacgttaaggaagtagtttgacatgtacttcggtatcagggaggtgtagcggattttatagaccaggctcagtgcaagttgttttactctgtcctccacactgagccagcccactttggagaagtgggtaggagtgaggtgggatctggggtggaggtctagaagtaatctgactagcttgtcctgtttggagtctagatttgagggttttagaggtgctagggtaccaggaggtgcatgcgtaatcgaaaaagggttgaacgagagttcccgctagaatcttcatggtgcttttgttgaccagagaggagattctatagagaaatctcgttcgtcggttgacctttttgattacaatTAGTGATGATACTGAATGTTTAGTAGTTAGCTTCATGCTAAGTCCCAGCAGTGGTAGTGATGATACGGCATGTTTAGCAGTTAGCTTCATGCTAATTCACAGCAGTGGTAGTGATGATACTGAATGTTTAGTAGTTAGCTTCATGCTAAGTCACAGCAGTGGTAGTGATGATACTTAATGTTTAGTAGTTAGCTTCATGCTAAGTCCCAGCAGTGGTAGTGATGATGCGGCATGTTTAGTAGTTAGCTTCATGCTAAGTCCCAGCAGTGGTAGTGATGATACTGAATGTTTAGTAGTTAGCTTCATGCTAAGTCCCAGCAGTGGTAGTCATGATACGGCATGTTTAGCAGTTAGCTTCATGCTAATTCACAGCAGTGGTAGTGATGATACGGCATGTTTAGTAGTTAGCTTCATGCTAAGTCCCAGCAGTGGTAGTGATGATACTGAATGTTTAGTAGTTAGCTTCATGCTAAGTCACAGCAGTGGTAGTGATGATACTTAATGTTTAGTAGTTAGCTTCATGCTAAGTCCCAGCAGTGGTAGTGATGATACGGCATGTTTAGTAGTTAGCTTCATGCTAATTCACAGCAGTGGTAGTGATGATACTGAATGTTTAGTAGTTAGCTTCATGCTAAGTCCCAGCAGTGGTAATGATGATACTGAATGTTTAGTAGTTAGCTTCATGCTAAGTCCCAGCAGTGGTAGTGATGATACAGCATGTTTAGTAGTTAGCTTCATGCTAAGTCCCAGCAGTGGTAGTGATGATACTGAATGTTTAGTAGTTAGCTTCATGCTAAGTCCCAGCAGTGGTAGTGATGATACGGCATGTTTAGCAGTTAGCTTCATGCTAATTCACAGCAGTGGTAGTGATGATACGGCATGTTTAGCAGTTAGCTTCATGCTAATTCACAGCAGTGGTAGTGATGATACTGAATGTTTAGTAGTTAGCTTCATGCTAAGTCACAGCAGTGGTAGTGATGATACTTAATGTTTAGTAGTTAGCTTCATGCTAAGTCCCAGCAGTGGTAGTGATGATAGGGCATGTTTAGTAGTTAGCTTCATGCTAAGTCCCAGCAGTGGTAGTGATGATAGGGCATGTTTAGTAATTAGCTTCATGCTAAGTCCCAGCAGTGGTAGTGATGATCCGGCATGTTTAGTAGTTAGCTTCATGCTAAGTCCCAGCAGTGGTAGTGATGATACTGAATGTTTACTAGTTAGCTTCATGTTAAGTCCCAGCAGTGGTAGTGATGATACGGCATGTTTAGTAGTTAGCTTCATGCTAATTCACAGCAGTGGTAGTGATGATACGGCATGTTTAGTAGTTAGCTTCATGCTAATTCACAGCAGTGGTAGTGATGATACGGCATGTTTAGTAGTTAGCTTCATGCTAAGTCACAGCAGTGGTAGTGATTATACGGCATGTTTAGTAGTTAGCTTCATGCTAAGTCCCAGCAGTGGTAGTGATGATACGGCATGTTTAGTAGTTAGCTTCATGCTAAGTCCCAGCAGTGGTAGTGATGATACGGCATGTTTAGTAGTTAGCTTCATGCTAAGTCCCAGCAGTGGTAGTGATGATACGGCATGTTTAGTAGTTAGCTTCATGCTAAATCCCAGCAGTGGTAGTGATGATATGGCATGTTTAGTAGTTAGCTTCATGCTAAGTCCCAGCAGTGGTAGTGATGATACTGAATGTTTAGTAGTTAGCTTCATGCTAAGTCCCAGCAGTGGTAGTGATGATACGGCATGTTTAGTAGTTAGCTTCATGCTAAGTCCCAGCAGTGGTAGTGATGATACGGCATGTTTAGTAGTTAGCTTCATGCTAAGTCCCAGCAGTGGTAGTGATGATACGGCATGTTTAGTAGTTAGCTTCATGCTAAGTCACAGCAGTGGTAGTCATGATACTGAATGTTTAGTAGTTAGCTTCATGCTAAGTCCCAGCAGTGGTAGTGATGATACTGAATGTTTAGTAGTTAGCTTCATGCTAAGTCCCAGCAGTGGTAGTGATGATACTGAATGTTTAGTAGTTAGCTTCATGCTAAGTCACAGCAGTGGTAGTGATGATACTGAATGTTTAGTAGTTAGCTTCATGCTAATTCACAGCAGTGGTAGTGATGATACGGCATGTTTAGTAGTTAGCTTCATGCTAAGTCCCAGCAGTGGTAGTGATGATACTGAATGTTTAGTAGTTAGCTTCATGCTAAGTCACAGCAGTGGTAGTGATGATAGGGCATGTTTAGTAGTTAGCTTCATGCTAAGTCACAGCAGTGGTAGTGATGATAGGGCATGTTTAGTAGTTAGCTTCATGCTAAGTCCCAGCAGTGGTAGTGATGATAGGGCATGTTTAGTAGTTAGCTTCATGCTAAGGACATAGCGGCTGTAGCTGTATGTTTTCCAAAGTAACAATGGTCGTCTTCCAGCCCGTAGCGAGGGGAAGGTGATCCACTTCCGCATCCAGCGCTCGTCCATCGGCGCCTACTTCGTGTCGGACAAGCTGTCCTTCGGCACGCTGGGTGAGCTGGTCTCGTACTACCAGAAGAACCCTCGCAGTCTgggtgtgatgctggaggaggcGTGCGCCCAGCAGGTAAACACAACATCCTTCCTCCTCTTTCATGATGGCTTCCTTTCTGATAACAAACCCTTACTTGCCTCCAGTGAAGGCCTGCCACTCTCTTCAGTTGAGTAGCAGGACACTGCTAGTGACATGACAACCGCAGCTCTTTCAATGATGCCAACACTTTGATGGTCACATTTCACTTCACCATAATCCATGAATATCTTTGATTTATTTTCAACATTAATAACGGTCAAAATTGTTTTCAATTGACATTTCATGACTTACCTCATTTTATTCTTTTTTGATCatttagcatttttatgtaaaattaaatGAGCCAATCAAACCATTTTATTCAATTGTCCAACAATTTGAAAAATACATTCATACACTGATGTGAATTCATTATGTATTGATTTTcttttcatttgttttttttcaataatttcaCTCCTTTcatgtttgtatttgtatttgtatcacTGTAATAGtagtatttacttttttttattattttttttatttatcttggagggatttttctgtcaaaaggaaatacaaataaaaatcaatATATTAGTAGTATGTTTAGTAGTTAGCTTCATGCTAAGTCCCAGCAGTGGTAGTGATGATACTGAATGTTTAGTAGTTAGCTTCATGCTAAGTCACAGCAGTGGTAGTGATGATACTGAATGTTTAGTAGTTAGCTTCATGCTAAGTCCCAGCAGTGGTAGTGATGATACGGCATGTTTAGTAGTTAGCTTCATGCTAATTCACAGCAGTGGTAGTGATGATACGGCATGTTTAGTAGTTAGCTTCATGCTAAGTCACAGCAGTGGTAGTGATGATACTTAATGTTTAGTAGTTAGCTTCATGCTAAGTCCCAGCAGTGGTAGTGATGATACTTAATGTTTAGTAGTTAGCTTCATGCTAAGTCCCAGCAGTGGTAGTGATGATACGGCATGTTTAGTAGTTAGCTTCATGCTAATTCACAGCAGTGGTAGTCGTGATGATACTGAATGTTTAGTAGTTAGCTTCATGCTAAGTCCCAGCAGTGGTAGTGATGATACGGCATGTTTAGTAGTTAGCTTCATGCTAAGTCACAGCAGTGGTAGTGATGATACGGCATGTTTAGTAGTTAGCTTCATGCTAAGTCCCAGCAGTGGTAGTGATGATACGGCATGTTTAGTAGTTAGCTTCATGCTAAGTCACAGCAGTGGTAGTGATGATACGGCATGTTTAGTAGTTAGCTTCATGCTAAGTCACAGCAGTGGTAGTGATGATACTGAATGTTTAGTAGTTAGCTTCATGCTAAGTCCCAGCAGTGGTAGTGATGATACGGCATGTTTAGTAGTTAGCTTCATGCTAATTCACAGCAGTGGTAGTGATGATACGGCATGTTTAGTAGTTAGCTTCATGCTAAGTCACAGCAGTGGTAGTGATGATACTTAATGTTTAGTAGTTAGCTTCATGCTAAGTCCCAGCAGTGGTAGTGATGATACTTAATGTTTAGTAGTTAGCTTCATGCTAAGTCCCAGCAGTGGTAGTGATGATACGGCATGTTTAGTAGTTAGCTTCATGCTAATTCACAGCAGTGGTAGTCGTGATGATACTGAATGTTTAGTAGTTAGCTTCATGCTAAGTCACAGCAGTGGTAGTGATGATACTGAATGTTTAGTAGTTAGCTTCATGCTAAGTCCCAGCAGTGGTAGTGATGATACGgcatcatttgtttttttttcaataatttcaCTCATTTcatgtttgtatttgtatttgtatcacTGTAATAGTAGTAtttactctttttttatttttttattttatttttttttatcttggagGGATTTTTCCGTCAAaaggaaatacaaataaaaatcaatATATTAGTAGTATCAATTtattcattaaaatgttaaatcaTTTATCAAATTGTTGTTTATTATATTACCTACTGACTTCTATTGACCCTTAATGAGGTGGTGGGCGGGATCAGTGTTCTGATTGGGTGACCTATAATCTAAGCCACGCCCACAATGCTGAGTAAACCTATTAAATATTGGCACAAAAAGAACCTCCACTGATGTGGTCAATATTGGAatgccatccgtccattttctaccacttgtctcttttggggtggcgggggtgctggagcctgtctcagctgcattcgggcggaatgtttatttattaataaccTTTTATCACTGTCAAtaattagcattttattcatctttttatTGTCAACATTTCAGTGATTGTCCATCATTTCAATgtcttattttgtgttttctaACTTGGTTCAAGTTTGTGACACTTTGATTCAGCAAAAATAAAGGTCTCATCAAACATCTCGCTTGTCTTCTTCGTCATTGTCTACATggcgagaacacacacacacacacacacacacacacacacacacacacacacacacacacacgcactgacATGTTGGCGTTGTGTGCAGAGGGAGTTGTACGACATGGAGCCTTGGGAGAGGCCGCGTGAGGAGTTCAAGTTGCAGAAGAAGCTGGGAGAAGGCCACTTTGGGGAAGTGTGGGAGGCCATGTGGACCACGGAGAAGAAGAAGGTGGCCATCAAGATGCTCAAACAAGGTAGATGTTTGCCTTCTTGTCTCGGTTGTCGTGACGACACGCTGTGTGACTGTATGTCCTCCTCAGAGGACACCAAGCAGGATGAGTTTGTGAAGGAAGTTCAGGCGTTGAAGAGCCTTCATCACCCTAAACTCATCCAGCTGCTGGCCATGTGCTCGCGAGGAGAACCCGTCTACATCGTCACTGAGCTCATGAGCAAAGGAAGCCTCAAGTCCTACTTGGCCTGTGAGCACAACACACTCTCTTTAACACAACTGTTTCTGAACACAACCACTTACGAACACCAACTACTTCTTACTCTGAAACACAACCCCTTCCATACTCACAAGTTAACCACTCCTTACTACTGAACACTAACTACTTCTCATGACCTAATACAACCTCACAAAGGATTCTTAACGCAACCACTTCATAGAGTAAGAAGTGGCAAAGTTATAAGAAGTAGTTTGTGTTCAGTAATAAGGAGTGGTTGTGTTAAGAAGTGGTTGTGTTCAGTCTTACTTCTTACTTCACATACAACCATTTCTGGATACATACTACTTCTTATTACTTAACGCAACCTCTTCAGAATACAACCTCAAATATGCTTCTCAACACAACTGCTTCTTAACACAACTTCTTCTTACTTCTGGACACAACTACTTCTTACTTCTGGACACAACTTCTTCTTACTTCTGAACACAACTTCTTCTTACTTCTTAACACAACTACTTCTTACTTCTGAAGACAACTTCTTACTTATAAACACAACTACTTCTTCTGAACACAACTACTTTTTACTTCTGAACACAACTACTTTTTACTTCTGAACACAACTACTTTTTACTTCTGAACACAACTACTTCTTACTTCTGAACACAACTTCTTCTTACTTCTGAACACAACTACTTCTTACTTCTGAACACAACTTCTTCTTACTTCTGAACACAAGTACTTTTTACTTCTGAACACAACTACTTCTTACTTCTGAACACAACTTCTTCTTACTTCTGAACACAACTTCTTCTTACTTCTGAACACAACTTCTTCTTACTTCTGAACACAACTACTTCTTACTTCTGAACACAACTACTTCTTACTTCTGAACACAACTTCTTCTTACTTCTGAACACAACTTCTTCTTACTTCTGAACACAAGTACTTCTTACTTCTGAACACAAGTACTTCTTACTTCTGAACACAAGTACTTCTTACTTCTGAACACAACTTCTTCTTACTTCTGAACACAACTACTTCTTACTTCAGAACACAACTACTTCTTACTTCTGAACACAACTACTTCTTACTTCTGAACACAACTACTTCTTACTTCTGAACACAACTACTTCTTACTTCTGAACACAACTTATTCTTACTTCGGAACACAACTTATTCTTACTTCGGAACACAACTACTTCTTACTTCTGGGCACAACTTCTTCTTACTTCTGAACACAACTTCTTCTGGACACAACTACTTCTTACTTCTGAACACAACCACTTCTTACTTCTGAACACAATTACTTCTGAACACAACTTCTTCTGGACACAACTACTTCTTAATTCTCAACACAACTTATTCTTACTTCTGAACACAACTACTTTTTACTTCTGGACACAACCACTTCTTACTTCTGAACACAACCACTTCTTACTTCTGAACACAACCACTTCTTACTTCTGAACACAACTACTTATTACTTCTGAACACAACTTCTTCTGGACACAACTACTTCTTACTTCTGGACACAACTACTTCTTACTTCTCAACACAACTACTTCCGAACACAACTTCTTCTTACTTCTGAACACAACTTCTTCTGAACACAACTACTTCTTACTTCTGAACACAACTACTTACTTCTGAACACAACTTCTTCTTACTTCTGAACACAATACTTCTGAACACAACTACTTCTTACTCTGAACACAACTTATTCTGAACACATCTACTTCTTACTTGTGAACACAATGTCTTCTTCATTCTGAACACAATGTCTTCTTACTTCTGAACACAACTACTTCTGAACACAACTTCTTACTTCTGAACACAACTACTTCTGAACACAACTTCTTACTTCTGAACACAACTACTTCTGAACACAATGTCTTCTTACTTCTGAACACAACTTCTTACTTCTGAACACAACTACTTCTGAACACAACTTCTTCTTACTTCTGAACACAACTTCTTCTTTCTTCTGATGATGATTGACCTATTCTTAATACAAACACACAACCGCTTCTTAGGACAACCGCTTCTTAGGACAACCTCTTTTTAGGACAACCTCTTTTTAGGACAACCAGTTCTTAGGACAACCTCTTCTTAGGACAAAAGCTTCTTAGGACAACCTCTTTCGACACAACCTGTTCTTGACACACCCGCTcccattgtttgtttgtttagcctCCGAAGGCCAAGTGCTGACCTCGGCACATCTGATCTACATGGGCAGCCAGGTGGCGGAGGGCATGGCCTACCTGGAGGACAGGAACATCGTCCACAGAGACTTGGCGGCCCGCAACATTCTGGTGGGAGACGACCTGGTCTGCAAGGTGGCCGACTTTGGACTCGCTCGTATTATTAAGGTGAGCGCCCCATACAGTCTGTGGCAAAACAAAGAGTGTAACGTGCATGCCTGGCCAGCAGGTAGCAGTGTCGCTCTTCACTGGCATATtaatgtccaaagtgtggccttaGGGCCATTTAATGCATGTagctaatttaaaaaataataataataattacggcACAGTCTAGAGAtaatattaaaaaacataaaagagcaaacaggtgaaatgcaaCAACATAAatgtgcaatg
It encodes the following:
- the srms gene encoding tyrosine-protein kinase Srms; protein product: MESCCRRCLPCLRRLWDRVWPDVRYPDHVIVNRAAHGAEIRTVSGEVRGPVPVPSPKRRPVQLYAALFDFEARSDDELTVREGDKLSVLEQRGHYVLAKKLTGSLQSGLLPASYVAVLQDEFAKHKWYYGNIIRTKAEKLLLASQNKDGCFLVRISESHSDEYTISARSEGKVIHFRIQRSSIGAYFVSDKLSFGTLGELVSYYQKNPRSLGVMLEEACAQQRELYDMEPWERPREEFKLQKKLGEGHFGEVWEAMWTTEKKKVAIKMLKQEDTKQDEFVKEVQALKSLHHPKLIQLLAMCSRGEPVYIVTELMSKGSLKSYLASSEGQVLTSAHLIYMGSQVAEGMAYLEDRNIVHRDLAARNILVGDDLVCKVADFGLARIIKDSVYTASRTTKIPVRWTAPEAAIRQKFSVKSDVWSFGVLLYEMMSRGKMPYEGKSNQQVLDLLSSGARLACPSRCPHNIYRIMKDCWEADPARRPSFHALHSQMDSIYTHIYYKTVEV